The window AAGTTTAGTTCGGTTTGTCATCACTCCTGATGGAGAAGAGAAAGCAATTATGTTTCACACAGAAAGCTTTTTGCCTTTTACAGGAAATGCTTTTATTGGAACTGACCACTCATCGGTTAATCATTTTACCAAGGTAAATGAAGACATCAAAGCATTGGTTATTCCTTACGATTTTGTTTCAACTGCAATAGGGAAATATCCATTTTACGCCAAACAAGTTTATCAAAACACATTATTGTATATTCAAAGTCTTATTCAGTTTCAAAACCATCTTACAGGCTTAACAAGTTTGGAATTTTTAAAATGGCTTTTAGAGCACTACGGCTTTTTCTTCCAAAGATTTCAGTCTAAAGACATAGCCAGTTTTATGGGAATTACGCCCACTTGGCTTAGCAGTCTTAAAAACAAAGCCAGTAAAAACAGCATTTAAAAAAATAAAAGATCGTACGAAATCAAATTAATTTGAGTGTAAGTGTTTTTTTATTAACGAATTTTGGTTCTAATTTAAAACTGGAAATTATGAATAGTAACTTTTATCGCAATAACTGGTATTATATAGGAGGCGTTTTATTCCTTATTCTTGGTGTTATCCTAGCTGTTTTTTGGAACGACTTTGATGTGCTTCGAAGATTAACAATTATGAGTTTTATGGCGGTACTCGCTCACGAGTTTGAAGAATACGGATTTCCGGGTGGCTTTCCCTCTATGTACAATCTTGTCTTCAGACCGAGTGGTGACAATCCAGCTCTTGGTCCACTGAATCAGAAGAGTGCCATTTTCGCCAATGTGACAATTGCCTATCCTTTATGGGGACTTCCTATTTTGTTTCCAGATGTAATATGGCTTGGTCTTGCACCGATTTTGTTTGGTATGGGACAAATCATTCTTCACGGCATTCAATTCAACATAAAAATGCGTTCCATTTATAACCCAGGCGTTTTTACAACGGTGTTTATGTTTTGGCCTGTAGGGGTTTACTATATTCACTATATTTATACTAATGGATTAATAGAATGGTGGACTTTTCCAGTGGCAATCGTCCTGTTTATTGTAACGCTAATCTTTGGAGTCAGCCTTCCGGTTACCAACTGGTTCAATCGCAAAGACCCAAAAGATGCTTTTTCTGAAAAAGAAATGTCCCGTTTTGGAGTGGCAGAAAAATTACAGAAACTACATTCAAAAAAAGTCTGAAATTTTGTTTAAATATGAAATGGTTTAATAGACATTGGTACAACGTGGGTTTGGTAGTAGCTATACTAGCAGGAATATATTTGGCTTTTACTTGGAGTGACTTAACAATTTTAACACGTCTGATGGCTCTTAATTTTATTGCCATTTTACTTCATCAATTTGAAGAATTGGGTTGGCCGGGTGGTTTCCCTTTGCAAATGAATGACATCATGTGGAAAAGTGAATTTCCGGACAGATATCCATTGAATCAGTTTTCAAATATGCTGGGTAATGTCGTTGCTTCCTACATTTTTTACTTGTTGCCTGTATTTTTTTCTGATGTTATTTGGTTAGGATTAGCACCAACATTATTTGGCTTGGGACAATTGTTTGTTCACGGAATTGTAAATAATATCAAAATGCATTCTTTATATAATCCTGGCCTTTTTGCAGTTGTATGTATGCACGTTCCTATTGGGGTTTATTATATTGATTATATCAACACAAACAATTTGGTAACTTCAACAACTTGGCTATTTGGACTTTTATATTTGGCTGTATTTATGGTTGTATTCGGACTTTCTCTTTACAAGCTTTTGGCAGACAAAAATAGCAAGTGGGCATTTACAGAAGATGAAATGAACCGTTTTGATATGGTAAGAAAAGTTAAAAAACTAAAGTCGCAGGATAATTAGACGACAAAGAAGCCTATTCTTCTCTGGCTCACACCAGTATAATAGTATTATTTATAATTTCCACTAAAAAAAACTCACCATCCAATCATTTAAACTCTTGGCTGACTCCCCATGACTCATCGTTGGCTCTTCAACACTGGAAAATGAGTCTTTAACACTCTCCGTTGAGTCATTTATATTCATCGAAGAGTCTTTGTGAATGAAAAACGACTCTTTTATACTCGTTGATGAGTCTAAAAGAGTCGTTGGAATAAGTTGAGGAGAGGTTTTACGCTGTATCAGGTTTCTTTTTGTTTCCTTTTTTGGTAAATCTCTTGCTTAAATCTTCATAGATTGGTTTTGCTGTTGCTACGCCTTTATCAGAAGCTTCTTTTGTTGTTCCGTAATAGAGTAGGGCAGCAACCAATGCTTCACTTCCGGCAATGGTTACTGTATCTTCAATATCCGAAGACAATTGTGTTACTAAGTTTCCCAGTGGGGTAAGTGATGTAACTACTGCTTCATCTTTCAGAAACTCTACTTTATCCATGTAATTGGGGATAAATTCCGGGTTGGTTTCCATATAGCTTTTTACTTTCTGTACGGTGGCTACTGTTTTATCACCCATTTTAAAAATCGATTCTTTTTCTTCTTTAGTAAGCCCCTGAAGGTAAGGAGCAAGAAGCGTTCTGCAATCCTGTAATTTTTGGTTTACCTCTGCAATTACAGCCAGAGGTATTTCTACACTGATTTGATTTTTTGTACTCATCGTTTGTGAATTTAATTGTGTTAAACAATTAAAAGTAAGAAATTTAAGGATAGGTTGGTGTAAATTTTTAAAAATAAATAGTATTTTAAACCTTGTCAAAGTTTAAAACTTTGACAAGGTTTAGCATAGCAGCTATTTGCAGGGTGTTCTGTTGAGTTGTTGTGAGGGATTATAAAACTGCGAAATGTTTTTATGCCAGATTGTTACTCTTCTCATTCAGTTACTATTTTTAAATGAATGTCCGTAATTGGTAATAACTTAGTTTTTAACACTTGGTTTGTCATTCCGCAGGAATCTAAAATTGTTTATTTCAGTGTGTTGAGATTCTTTCAGAATGACAAAATGACTGATTATTTTAGCAGTATGATAAAAAACGGATATATATATTTAATAAACTCTAATTTAAAATAAAACCCTAAACCGCAGGATACTTTTCATTTGCATTTCTTCTAAATTAGCTGAAAATCAAATCAAATGAATCAGCCAAAATATACACGCAAAGATTTCTTAAAAACTTCAGCTTTAGGATTTGCAGCGGTTTTTTTTGGTTCATCATTTACTCAAACTTTCGATTTTTCTGACAAACCTTACTTTAAATTAAAACCAATCGGTCGCTCATTAGAACTCGAAGGCTATTACATTTGGTGTTCTTCCCCAATTTGGGGTGAAGATGGAAAAGTGCATCTTTTTTATTCGCGCTGGAAAAAAGAAAAAGGAATGGGTGGTTGGCTTAATGGTTCTGAAATTTGCCGGGCAGAAGCAGATTCTCCTTTTCATAAATTTGAACACAAGCAGGTGATTCTTGCACCAAGAGGAGAGGGTTTTTGGGATGCAACAACTTGTCACAATCCGTTAATTAAAAAAGTAGAAGGCCAATATTATCTTTTTTTTATGGGAAATTCTAACGGAAAAACAAATACCAAAAGAATCGGACTGGCAGTTGCTAAAAGTCTTGACGGAGAATGGAAAAGACCCGAAAAACCTTTGCTTCTTCCCGGAAAAGAAGGTGCTTGGGACGACCATTGTACAACAAATCCGGCTTTTGTAAAAGGAAGCGATGGAAAATACTGGCTTTTTTATAAGTCCTGGAATACCAAAGAATATGAAACGCAGAAAGGAACCGTTCGAGGTAACCGTAAGTATGGTTTGGCAAAAGCAGATTCTCCGATGGGGCCTTATGTAAAAATTTCTGAAAACCCTGTGATTGATTTTTCAAATTTACCAAACAATGCTCAGCTTGAAGATGCTTTTGTCTGGAAACAGAAAGGTAAATTCCATATGATTGCAAGAGATATGGGATTTTATAATCATGAATATGGTTTGCATTTGACTTCTAAAGAAGGTATTAGATGGACGAAACCCAAAGTGGCTTATTTAGATTTAAAACAATACATCACTGAATCTGACCCTCCAAAACATTTAAAACGATTTGGAAGGTTAGAAAGACCAATGATTTTATTTGATAAAAAAGAAGAAACTCCAAAGTTTTTATTCGGAGCCACACAAGGTGGCGCATTTGAAACTTCTACGACTTTTGTTTTTGAGATTACTAACCATTAGTTTTTTTACTTTATATAAATTTTGTTTGAACCATCATGTTTTTTGTGGATGGTTTTGCTTGGTTATTATCTAGAATTTGAACACAGAGTGCACAGAGATTTATTTTTAAAAAATTAATTGTTTCACAAAGCCGCTATCGCTTGTAAAAGGTTATGGGATTTAATAATCATAAAATAATACTCTAAGTCATGGATTGAGTATTAATGTTGGCTTTGTTAAGCAGAGCGCCTTTGTGAAACATAAAGAATTTAGATTTAGAAAAAACTTTGTGTGCTTAGTGTTCAAATTAAAACCCGTTTATATCACAGCCAAATCAAATTTATTTTAATATTTTTGAGCTTAAAATAAGTATTTGAGAACATGGATTTTGAAGATTTTATCATTTCACCAAGAAATTTCAGAACAGAAAGCTGGCAGATTGGCAATAAGATTACCAAGGAAATAAAAGAAGACAGCATTGTACTTTTGTTTGTTTCTGATTACAGAGGAGCAGGTGGTGAGGCTGAAGTTCAGGATTTTACAGCGGTAAGAAAAGAATTTTACAAGCTTTCGCAGCTCGATTTTGAAATTCCGATTGTTGATTTGGGAGATTTGGTTTCCGGAAAATCTGTGGAAGATTCTCATTACATTTTGCAGGAAGTTTTGTCGGCATGTCATTATAAAAGAGCTATTCCGGTGATCATCGGTGGTTCTAATGATTTTGCATTCTCATTATTTTCAGGTTTACATTTTCATCAGAAAAATATTAATTATACTCAAATAAGCAATATTATTTCTATAAAACAGGGTGAGATGATTAACGAGCATACTTTTTTAAGCAAAATTTTAGGTTCGAAAAACTTTTCTATTAAAAATTATCATCATTTAGGATATCAAAAACATTTGAACGAGCAGGATTCTGTAAAGCTCATCAAAGAAGTGGAGTTTGATATTGTGCGTTTAGCAGAAATGATGAATTCTACAGAGAAAACCGAGCCTTTTTTCAGAAAAGCAGATTTGGTAACAGTAAACTGTGATGCCATTGAAAGTTTCGGTGATGCTTTTTCGATGAATCCGCAGGTAAATGGTTTAAACAGAAGAGAAATCTGTGCTTACATGAAAGAAATTGGTTTAAGCGAAAATCTAAAGTCTGTAGGAATTTTTAATTATAATATTTATTCTGAAAATCAGCTTAATCATCAGCTTTTGGCGCAAATGCTTTGGTATTTAATTGAAGGAATAAACATACAGCAATCGCATCCTAAAGAAAGACATTATGAAATGTTTTATGTTTTGATTGAAGACCGACAATATGCCTTCAAGCGCGATACATTCAGTAATCTGTGGTATTTTGGAGATGATGAAAATATTGAAAACTGTATTCCGTGCTCGAGAAGTGATTTTGATGAAGCCAAAAAAGGCTGGCTGAGCGCAAGATTCACAAAAAGCTAACCAATGATAAACGTTCCCTCAAAAGTTTCTGTCATTGTTCCGGTTTATAATGTTGAAAATTATTTGGCTAAGTGTCTTGATTCTTTGGTGAATCAAAGTCTTAAGAATATTGAGATTATCGTTGTAAATGATGGAAGTAAAGATGGGTCGGGTAATATTATTCAGCAATATTCAGAGAAATATCCCGATAAAATAAAAGCTTTCAGCAAAGAAAACGGAGGTTTGAGTGATGTCCGAAATTTTGGGATTGATCAAGCAACGGGAGATTACTTTGGGTTTGTAGATAGTGATGATTATGTTGCCGAAACCATGTTTGAAGAAATGCTAACCCTGGCAGAAAAACATGATGCCGAAATGGTAATCTGCAATATTCAGAAAGTGGATGAAGCTGGAAATGTGACTCAAAAACTCACCCAGATTCCTAATATGCCTGAAAAAATTGATTTACAAAACAATTTTTCTGTTTTTTCTGATTTAAGCTATTTTGCCTGCAATAAATTATTCAAAAAAGAGTTATTTATTCAGAAAAGATTTAAAAAAGGGGTTCATTTTGAAGATATTCAGTTAATTCCTCAGCTTTTACTGGAGTGTAAAATAGTGGCGCAGACTCAAAACTTTCATTATCAATATCTCGAAAGAATAAATTCTATCACAAAAACTCATAACGAAAAAGGGCTGGATATTTTAAAAGCGGTAGAAGATGTGGAAGAGTTTTTTAAAACTTCAAAATACTCTTCAAACACAAAAGAATTGATGGGTTTTCAGATTTTGGAAGGGGTGTATACCTTTTTAGCTTATCTTGCTTTTGTTAAAAATGAGACCCAATTTTACAAAATGTCTCGGGAACTCGAAGATTTTATAAGAAAAAGAGATGTTAAAATGAAAGATATATTGTGTTACAGTCGTTTTGGTAAAAATTATCTTTTATCTTTACCCCTGAAAAAAACTATATTTTATCTGCTTTTTTTTGCCAGACAGAAAAAACTAATAAGGAAAGTAGTGTAAACACAAATAAAATTTCCGGTATTTTGACATAGATTTTTAAAAGTGTACATTTTTTTTAAATGTCGTTTTAATACTTACCGGACGAAAAAGGCTCAAAAAGCATTAGATGAAAAATTTTGAACTATTCTTAAATGAAACAGGCATTTCTATTTTTTACATAAAATTAGGATTGGGTTTCCTATCTTCTTTTTTGATAACTTTTTTCTCGATTCCTACAATTATTAAAATCTCAAAACGTAAAAACCTGATGGATGAGCCTGGTGTAAGGAGCTCTCATCTCAGGAAAATTCCTAATCTGGGAGGTATCGCAATGTTTTATTCCATAGGAATCTGTACCTCAATTTTTGCTTACGAAATTTTCGATTTATACAAATTTCTTTTTGCTTCGCTTATTATTCTTCTCTATGTGGGGATTATGGACGATATTGTTGTTATGCGTGCTTACAAGAAGTTGATAGCACAGATTGTGGTATCGGTCTTCATTGTAATTGGTTCGGATGTAAGAATCAGAAATTTATTTGGGATTTTTGGAGTTTACGAAATTCACTATTTTGTAAGTGTGATTTTTACAATTATTACTTTTATTATTCTCATCAATGCGTTTAATCTTATTGACGGAATTGATGGTCTTGCCGGTGGCTATTCGCTTATTTGCAGTGCTCTTTTTGGAATTAGTTACTACCGTTTAGGAGAGTATAATTATCCTTTGGTTATTTTATCGATTGTTTTAATTGGTTCTGTACTTGCATTTTTGTATTATAATTTATCAAACCTGAGGGCTACTAAAATATTTATGGGTGATACAGGGTCTATGCTTTTAGGATTTTTATTGGCATTTACATGTATCTGCTTTATAGATATTTTTATAGATAAAAACATGATGGGTGTCCCGAGATATCATTTGAGATCAGCTCCTGTAGTTGCTGTTGCTATTCTTATCTTACCTATTGTTGATACACTAAATGTTATTATAGTAAGACTTTGGAATAAAAAATCACCTTTCGAAGCTGATAAAAACCATATTCACCATAAGCTTCTTAAGCTTAATCTCACCCATAGAAGAGCTAGTTTTTATATTATATGTTATTACCTGTTTATTGTAATCATTACCTATTATCTGAGACATATTAATGTAAATTTATTATTGGGGATTATTCTATTCTTAGGCTTCCTTGGAGCTTATATTCCAGACATTATTTTTCTAATTCGGAATAATAAGCTGAAAACTGATAATTAAATTCTATTTTTACAAACTACATTTATTACGATGAAAATTTATACGTATTTCCTATTTTTAATTTTACCTTTTGTATTGGTTTCCTGTATCACAACGAAAGATGTAAAGTATATGCAGCCAAGTGAAAGTCTTGTTATCAATGAAGAGGGATTAATTCCTTACAATACTCCTGTTTACAGGGTTACCAAAAACGATATGCTGACTTTGAATATTGTGACAACTCCTAAAGGTGATGCCGCACAGTTTTACTCTGCATTAAATGCTGCCGCATCTGGGAGTAATAATATTTCATTTAGTGGTAGTGGAGGAAACGGAACGGGAGGAAATGCAATGATTTATTTTAATGGTTTAAAAGTTGATTCTAAGGGAGATATACTGGTTTTTGGGATAGGTTATATAAAAGCAGAAGGAAGAACAATAGAAGATATTACTCAAGAACTTCAGCTTAAAGTAAATGAAAATTTTCAAGAAGGAAAATCTGAAGTAAGGCTAAATACAGACGGAATAACCTATTACGTGCTGGGTGATATTGAAACCACCGGGATTACGGGAGAAAAAAAGGCTCATAAAAATACACTGACTTTAACAGAAGCAATTGCTATTAATGGAGGTTTAAACAGAACGATAGACCGTAAAAATATCGTGGTGTACAGAAAACTACCCGAAGGCATCAAAAAAGCTAAGATTGATCTTACAAGAGAAGATGTGATGAATTCTCCGTATTTCTATGTGCAAAATGGTGACGAGATTTTTCTTAGCACTCAAAAAAGAGCGCTCAACGGCTTTGGAAAAGATCCTATACAGACGCTTATCAGCGGTGTATCTGTAATTACTACAGCATTATCAATTTATCTACTTATTAAAAACCTTTAATGTATGATTCCAGGAAAAGAAGCTTTAGTAGGTAAAAATGAGCCGCAAAAAGAAAAATTTGGATCATTTGCTTTATTCGATGTAGAACACTTTTTAAGAAGAGTTCTGCGAAATTGGTATTGGTTTGTACTGATGCTTTCTATTGGTTATGCTGTATCTTGGTTTTATGGAAAGTACTATGCGCAGAATATTTATGCATCAGATTTAAAATTAAGTATTTCAAACAATACCGCCAGTTACTTTACACCAAGCCAGTCTATTAATTTCATATGGGGTCAAAATGGTAATCAGGATGGTATTTATTTGAAAAAAATGTTGCTGTCTAGATCACACAACGAGTTTTTGGTAAAAGAATTAGGTCTTTTTGTAAATTATACGACTAAAGGGGTTATAAAATCTACTTATTTGGATAAAAATGACTCCCCTGTATTTTTGGAAGTAGACCGAAAACACTTACAGCAAGTCAATTACCCCATTACCCTAACACCTAAAGGAGGAGGTGCATACAGAGTAAGTTTACCGGAAGAAGGGCAGTCAAGTTATTTATATTCATATGATGTTGAAGGTTTTCAGAGTATCGAAAGTTTTGGAAGGCCTGGTGATAAAACAATTAAAGTAAACGAATGGTACACCACTCCGAATCTTAGATTTAGATTGGTTCCCAACCCAGTGTCGCCTTCTATTAATTATGAAAACATTATTGTAAATCTTTCCACGGTAAATGATGCTGTAAACGGAATTGTCTCTACAGTGGGGGTTGATTTTGATAAGGAAATTAATAGTATTATGATTATCTCTAAGACAGGGTTTAATCTAAATGGTACCGTTAATTTTCTTAATAAATCTGTGGCTGAGCTTCAGAAAAAAAGATTTAATGATAAAATACAAGTTGACCAAAATACAGGGAAGTATTTGAAAAACAGCTTGGCAGACATTAGAAAAAAACTAGATTCAAGTGCGGCATATCTTAACTATCTTAAGGTTTCAGAAGAGCTCTATGATATTTCCAATAGAGACGAAAAATCTTTGCAGAAAATAAAAGATCTGGAATCTAAAAAAGCTGATATACTGAGTAAAATGAATTCTTTGAACAGTATCCGGAATTCAGTAGAATCTCAAGGTTTCGATAAAATGATAAGTCCTTCTGCAGCAGGTTTTGATGATGGTCTTTTTACAGCATCTGTTTCTGAATTAAAGGCGCTTTATCTTAAGAAAAGAGAATTATTATCAATTTATACTCCTAATTCGGAACCTATTAAAGAAATCAATCGCTTAATTGGTGAGGCAAAAGCAAATTCTTCAGGATCTCTTAGAAATGTTCATACTGTATATATCACTGAACTTAATAAAATTGAAAAACAGATTGTAGAGGCAAGTTCAGATCTCACGACTTACCCTGAAAAACAAAGAAAATATCTTGATGCGGAAAGAGGCTATAATATGATTGAGGCCACTTACAACAGCCTGTTAAGCAGACAGAATGAAAGCCAAATGAGACTTGCTACCAATCAGTCTGATATTACAGTAATTGACCCTGCAAAAAATCTTGGACAAGGTCCAATTGGTCCCAATGTGAAAGGAGCAAAAATGACAATAATAAGTGGGTTTCTTGCTTTTCCGCTGATTTTAATTCTTTTGGGAAGTCTTTTTGATAGTAAAATAAGAAATATTAAAGAATTACTAAGTGCCACCAAGATCCCGTTATTGGGTGTTATTGGAAACAATAACAATGAAAATATGCTTACTGTTCTTAATACTCCGAAATCTTCAGTTGCAGAAGCTTTCAGAGGTATTAGAGCAAATATGAGATTTTTGTCGGGTGAGGATGATAAAAGTAAGGTCATCTTAGTTACTTCATCAGTCGGTGGAGAAGGAAAAACATATGTTTCGATAAACTTGGCCTCAGTATTAGGGTTAAGTGATAAGAAAACCATCTTATTGGGAATGGATTTAAGAAAGCCTAAGATTTTCGGGGATTTTAATATTGACAATAAACTGGGGATTTCAAATTATCTTACAGGAGAAACTACAATTGACCAGATTATTAACAAAACCAATATTCCCAATCTTGATGTTGCCACGTCAGGACCGATTCCTCCAAACCCTTCAGAGCTTTTAATGAGCGAACGAAATGTAAAGTTAATTGAAGAGCTAAGAAAACTGTATGATTTTATTATTATCGACTCACCTTCTGTAGGGCTTGTTGCTGATTCTTACGAATTAATGAAGTATTCTGATGCCAATTTATATATCGTACGTCACGAATACACTGAAAAGTATATGCTTAAAATGATTACGGAAAAATATCACAACGACGAAATCAAACATTTAGGATTTGTTTATAATGATTATGTGACGAAGCAGGGCTATGGCTATGGTTACGGCTATGGCTACGGTTATGGCTATGGTTATTTTGATGAAGATAAAAACTATACAGAACCTTTGTTGATTAAAATAAGAAATAAAATGAAAGCATATTTTGATAGAAAATAACAACATTTGTTGAAGTAGATTTGTTATTCGTATATATCATCAGAAGTATTAAAAAAAGAATAAATTTCCCTCTTTTCCGTTTACTTTATAACAAATTATATTTTTTTGTTTATTTTTAACTAAACATTAAGATTATCATTAATATAAAAATGTTTTATATTTGCAAAAATTAATTTTTAAAATAACCATAAATCCATATTCTTTTATGAATAAAAAATTATTGTTTAGCTTCCTTACCCTCCTAGGAACGGTGGTAAGTTTAAAAGCACAACGAAATGAATTGGGAATTCGCTTAGGGATGAGTAATCTCGTTGGCGACATAGGGAAAACCAATTACATTTTGCAGCAACCTTTGGATTTGGATAGAGTTTCAGAGTGGGGCGTTCCTTTTTATGGTGGTATTTTATACAGATTTAATTTTAATCCGCATCAGACTGTTAGAGTAGACTTAGGGTATAATCAGGTGCAGTTTAGCGATAAGGCAGCAAAAGAAGAGTACAGAAGAAATAGAAACTCATTCGGTAAAAATAATATTTACGAAGCGAGTATTATGTTTGAGTACAATTTCTTCCCGGTAAATAATGAGCAGCTAAGTATGCTGAGTCCCTATATTTTTGGGGGATTTGGAGGTTTAATGTTTGATGCTCCAAAAGCAACTTTAACTCATGATTTCAGAAGAAATGCAGATGGTGTAGCGCAGGCTCCAATCAACGAATTAGATTTTGTTACCACTACAGAATATTCTATGGGTAAAAAAACAGTGGCACAAATTCCTTTCGGAGTTGGTTTAAAATATAAATTCAATCACGGATGGGCTGTTTTTGCAGAAGCTACTTTCAGATATAGCTTAACAGATCAGCTTGATCACAGCAAGATTCTTGCAAAAGATGTGATTAGTAATTATAATGCAGATATTTTAAGCCCTACAAC is drawn from Chryseobacterium muglaense and contains these coding sequences:
- the porG gene encoding type IX secretion system protein PorG codes for the protein MNKKLLFSFLTLLGTVVSLKAQRNELGIRLGMSNLVGDIGKTNYILQQPLDLDRVSEWGVPFYGGILYRFNFNPHQTVRVDLGYNQVQFSDKAAKEEYRRNRNSFGKNNIYEASIMFEYNFFPVNNEQLSMLSPYIFGGFGGLMFDAPKATLTHDFRRNADGVAQAPINELDFVTTTEYSMGKKTVAQIPFGVGLKYKFNHGWAVFAEATFRYSLTDQLDHSKILAKDVISNYNADILSPTTGGSLLQTGNYYGVSKEREATFIKNRTVGDPDSRDWMNTFSLGLTYSFGRPPCYCD